A single region of the Sphingomonas sp. LY29 genome encodes:
- a CDS encoding aromatic ring-hydroxylating dioxygenase subunit alpha, with product MATLSNLLPLADPLDGMSLPGWLYHDPEFLEAEKRAFLRAAPQVVCHEREIVEPGEWRSLDYLGESVIVIRGDDGEVRAFVNVCRHRGSRLLDGSGGCARVLTCPYHAWSYARDGRLVGVPHRHEYPGLDVDALGLIPVALEKWHGFLFVTLEAGAPSVAEMMAPHEAEVAPYRFEELEPIGRVTLRPRALNWKTIADNYSDGLHIPVGHPGLTRLFGRSYAVEAGEHVDRMEGELRDGPSANPSERAYQHMLPEVAHLPASHRRKWLYFKLFPNVAFDIYPDQVDFMQFLPVSATETVIREISYALPDDRREMRATRYLNWRINRRVNEEDTDLIERVQAGMASPAYIAGPLGTSEVCLRSFAQKVRAFIPAARSEQSPPPGWSRSAG from the coding sequence ATGGCGACCCTTTCCAATCTTCTGCCCCTGGCCGATCCGCTCGACGGCATGAGCCTGCCCGGCTGGCTTTATCATGACCCGGAATTCCTGGAGGCCGAGAAGCGGGCGTTCCTGCGCGCCGCGCCGCAAGTGGTGTGCCACGAGCGCGAGATCGTGGAGCCGGGCGAGTGGCGCAGCCTCGATTACCTGGGCGAGAGCGTGATCGTCATTCGCGGCGACGACGGCGAGGTCAGGGCGTTCGTCAACGTCTGCCGGCATCGCGGATCGCGCCTGCTCGACGGAAGCGGCGGGTGCGCGCGGGTGCTGACCTGTCCCTATCACGCGTGGAGCTACGCCCGTGACGGTCGGCTGGTCGGGGTGCCGCATCGGCACGAATATCCGGGGCTGGATGTCGATGCGCTGGGGCTGATCCCGGTGGCGCTCGAGAAGTGGCATGGTTTCCTGTTTGTCACGCTGGAAGCCGGGGCGCCGAGCGTGGCCGAGATGATGGCGCCGCATGAAGCCGAAGTGGCACCGTACCGGTTCGAGGAACTCGAGCCGATCGGGCGAGTGACGCTCCGGCCGCGGGCGCTCAACTGGAAGACGATCGCCGACAATTATTCGGACGGGCTTCATATCCCGGTCGGGCATCCGGGGCTGACGCGGCTGTTCGGTCGGAGTTACGCGGTTGAGGCTGGTGAGCATGTCGACCGGATGGAAGGCGAGCTTCGCGACGGACCCTCGGCCAACCCCAGCGAGCGGGCTTACCAGCACATGCTGCCCGAGGTGGCGCACCTTCCGGCGAGTCACCGGCGCAAATGGCTCTACTTCAAGCTGTTCCCCAACGTCGCCTTCGACATTTACCCCGACCAGGTCGACTTCATGCAATTCCTGCCGGTCAGCGCGACCGAGACGGTGATCCGCGAAATCAGCTACGCCTTGCCCGATGACCGTCGCGAGATGCGCGCGACGCGCTACCTCAACTGGCGGATCAACCGGCGGGTGAACGAAGAAGACACCGACCTGATCGAGCGCGTGCAGGCGGGAATGGCGAGCCCGGCCTACATCGCCGGCCCTCTGGGCACGAGCGAAGTGTGCCTGCGCAGTTTCGCCCAGAAGGTGCGGGCATTTATTCCCGCGGCGCGGTCGGAACAGTCTCCGCCGCCGGGATGGTCGCGAAGCGCCGGCTGA
- a CDS encoding APC family permease, whose amino-acid sequence MTDLTDTPPLPVLPPAKRLGGAMSAAMVIGTMIGSGIYLLPTTLAPFGPNLVAAFALTIAGTMCLAIAFARLAGRIPGGPFVYVRSAFGDTAAFVTMWSYLISQWTGVAAVAVAVAGAIGFVVPAAGSGIGLTIVALGTIAILTMVNLAGARSAGWVQLAATLIKIIPLFAVVILVAARFGTGQPVEQLAPVPITVAGIAAAAALMLFSLTGFESATVVANVTDDASHTVPRATILGTGFTGLIYLTATVAALMLLPSAIAADSSAPFADAISPILGSGAGAVVAVIAAISAFGTCNALLLLSAEVGRSLASANDLPPLFRRANAAGAPTGSLLVGASIATLLVLASSSESFVEVYKFIALVSTVASLVLYTVCSTAALRLGVMGPWLIVAGLALIYSLLMFVGAGLEATLWGLGLAAAGLPIRWLSRRFATIPAAETVPTAPRE is encoded by the coding sequence ATGACCGATCTTACCGACACGCCGCCGCTTCCCGTCCTTCCCCCCGCCAAGCGACTTGGCGGCGCGATGAGCGCGGCCATGGTCATCGGCACGATGATCGGATCGGGCATATACTTGCTGCCCACGACGCTGGCGCCGTTCGGTCCCAACCTCGTCGCCGCCTTCGCGCTGACGATCGCGGGAACGATGTGCCTAGCTATCGCTTTCGCGCGGCTTGCCGGTCGAATCCCCGGCGGACCGTTCGTCTATGTCCGCAGCGCATTTGGCGACACCGCCGCCTTCGTGACGATGTGGAGCTACCTCATCTCGCAATGGACCGGGGTCGCCGCCGTCGCGGTCGCGGTCGCGGGGGCGATCGGCTTCGTCGTTCCGGCCGCGGGATCAGGCATCGGCCTGACCATCGTCGCGCTCGGCACGATCGCCATCCTGACGATGGTCAACCTCGCCGGGGCCCGGTCGGCGGGCTGGGTCCAGCTTGCCGCCACGCTGATCAAGATTATCCCCCTGTTCGCCGTCGTCATCCTCGTCGCCGCGCGCTTCGGCACCGGCCAGCCGGTCGAACAACTCGCCCCGGTCCCGATCACCGTCGCCGGCATCGCCGCCGCCGCGGCGCTGATGCTATTTTCGCTGACCGGCTTCGAATCCGCGACCGTCGTCGCCAACGTCACCGACGACGCGAGCCACACCGTCCCGCGCGCGACGATCCTCGGCACCGGCTTTACCGGCCTGATCTACCTCACCGCGACCGTCGCCGCACTGATGCTGCTCCCCAGCGCGATCGCCGCCGATAGCAGCGCGCCCTTCGCCGACGCCATCTCGCCGATCCTTGGATCGGGCGCAGGTGCGGTCGTCGCGGTCATCGCTGCGATCAGCGCCTTCGGCACCTGCAACGCGTTGCTCCTGCTGTCGGCGGAGGTTGGCCGCTCGCTCGCCAGCGCCAACGACCTTCCGCCGCTGTTCCGCCGCGCCAATGCAGCGGGTGCGCCTACCGGATCGCTGCTCGTCGGCGCAAGCATCGCCACGCTGCTCGTGCTGGCCAGTTCTTCGGAAAGCTTCGTCGAGGTCTACAAGTTCATCGCGCTCGTATCGACCGTTGCCAGCCTCGTGCTCTACACCGTCTGCTCGACCGCCGCGCTTCGCCTCGGCGTGATGGGTCCGTGGCTGATCGTCGCCGGCCTGGCGCTCATCTACTCGCTGCTGATGTTCGTCGGCGCAGGGCTCGAAGCGACGCTGTGGGGCCTTGGCCTTGCCGCGGCGGGTCTTCCGATCCGCTGGCTCAGCCGGCGCTTCGCGACCATCCCGGCGGCGGAGACTGTTCCGACCGCGCCGCGGGAATAA
- the fabD gene encoding ACP S-malonyltransferase: MRAFLFPGQGSQSVGMGDDLSQASAVARDVFGEVDEALGQSLFRLMREGPEDDLKLTENAQPAIMANAMAVFTVLTREGGVSLEKAADFVAGHSLGEYSALCAAGTFDLATTARLLKLRGQAMQAAVPVGVGAMAALLGADIALAQKIADAAAEGEVCTVANDNDPSQVVLSGHKGAIDRAVALAKEMGAKRAVLLPVSAPFHCPLMQPAADAMAEALGRTELLPPHVPLYANVTASHVSDPATIRELLVEQVTGMVRWRESIANMVSAGVEEFVELGGKVLGPMVKRIAPEAKVTSIVTIDDIEALAKEIG; the protein is encoded by the coding sequence ATGCGCGCATTTCTGTTTCCGGGGCAGGGGAGCCAGTCGGTCGGCATGGGCGATGACCTGTCGCAGGCCAGTGCCGTCGCCCGCGACGTCTTCGGCGAGGTCGACGAGGCGCTCGGCCAGAGCCTGTTCCGCCTGATGCGCGAAGGCCCCGAGGACGACCTCAAGCTGACCGAAAATGCGCAGCCGGCGATCATGGCGAATGCGATGGCGGTGTTCACCGTGCTGACGCGCGAGGGCGGCGTCTCGTTGGAGAAGGCCGCCGATTTCGTCGCCGGGCACAGCCTTGGCGAATATAGCGCGCTGTGCGCGGCGGGGACGTTCGACCTGGCGACCACGGCGCGGCTGCTCAAGCTGCGCGGACAGGCGATGCAGGCGGCGGTCCCGGTCGGCGTCGGCGCGATGGCCGCGCTGTTGGGTGCCGACATCGCGCTTGCGCAGAAGATCGCCGATGCGGCGGCCGAGGGCGAAGTGTGCACCGTCGCCAACGACAATGATCCGAGCCAGGTCGTGCTGTCGGGTCACAAGGGCGCGATCGACCGCGCGGTGGCGCTGGCCAAGGAAATGGGCGCCAAGCGTGCGGTGCTGCTGCCGGTGTCGGCGCCGTTTCACTGCCCGTTGATGCAGCCTGCCGCCGACGCGATGGCCGAAGCGCTTGGCCGGACCGAGTTATTGCCGCCGCACGTGCCGCTTTATGCCAACGTCACCGCTTCGCACGTCAGCGATCCCGCGACGATCCGCGAGCTGCTGGTCGAGCAGGTCACCGGCATGGTGCGTTGGCGCGAGAGCATCGCCAACATGGTGTCGGCGGGGGTCGAGGAATTCGTTGAGCTGGGCGGCAAGGTGCTTGGCCCGATGGTCAAGCGGATCGCGCCCGAGGCGAAGGTGACGAGCATCGTCACGATCGACGATATCGAAGCGCTTGCGAAGGAGATTGGATGA
- the fabG gene encoding 3-oxoacyl-[acyl-carrier-protein] reductase — MFDLSGMTALVTGASGGLGSAIAKALSAQGARLAVSGSNVDKLNSFAAGLGGDHVALPCNLSDGAAVDALVPQAVEALGKIDILVNNAGITRDNLTMRMKDDEFSEVIRVNLEAAFRLMRAATKPMMKARFGRIVSITSVVGVTGNPGQANYVASKAGLIGMSKAIAQEVASRGITVNCVAPGFMTSAMTDALNDAQKAAILSKIPTGAMGVGEDIGAAVVYLASKEAGYVTGQTLHVNGGMAMP, encoded by the coding sequence ATGTTCGACCTTAGCGGAATGACCGCGCTGGTGACCGGCGCGAGCGGCGGACTTGGCAGCGCGATCGCCAAGGCGCTGAGCGCGCAGGGTGCGCGGCTGGCGGTGTCGGGATCGAACGTCGACAAGCTCAACAGCTTCGCGGCCGGCCTTGGCGGAGACCATGTCGCGCTGCCATGCAACCTGTCCGATGGGGCGGCGGTCGATGCGCTGGTTCCGCAGGCGGTCGAAGCGCTCGGCAAGATCGACATCCTGGTCAACAATGCCGGGATCACGCGCGACAATTTGACGATGCGGATGAAGGACGACGAGTTTTCTGAGGTCATCCGCGTCAATCTGGAAGCCGCGTTTCGCCTGATGCGCGCCGCGACCAAGCCGATGATGAAGGCGCGCTTCGGCCGGATCGTGTCGATCACCTCCGTCGTTGGTGTCACCGGCAATCCGGGGCAGGCGAATTACGTCGCGTCGAAGGCGGGCCTGATCGGCATGTCGAAAGCGATCGCACAGGAAGTCGCGAGCCGCGGGATTACCGTCAATTGTGTCGCACCTGGCTTCATGACCTCGGCAATGACCGACGCGCTCAACGATGCGCAGAAGGCCGCGATCCTGTCGAAGATCCCGACCGGCGCGATGGGCGTCGGCGAGGACATCGGCGCGGCGGTCGTCTATCTGGCGTCGAAAGAGGCAGGCTACGTCACCGGGCAGACGCTTCACGTCAACGGCGGGATGGCGATGCCGTAA